In a genomic window of Actinomadura rubteroloni:
- a CDS encoding ABC1 kinase family protein: MNTKGRLGLLVGVLKQLAREEIRHRRDARGEPGAETEPREQWRPAAIRQAFEDLGPFYTKVGQLLSTRPDLVPEPVRLELGKLHDQVSPTPFEVFEPVLAAELGSGWRHRFHDVDTSRPLGAASLAQVYRVTLRDRTPAVIKVQRPGIQDLVVTDMKILRRAVRIASRLAPKYAEVLDFDTMLRMLFEAMKPELDFTLEAANMDRARPLARRFPTLEVPEVIHATPRLLVQSLAPGQSIRDVKHGDFTAEDRLAIGRDLLAWAMRGYFVDRTFHGDPHPGNIFVHPGGPATIIDWGMVGHFDRHLSLALLQTIMGVVCNDAPAAARGWQEMGRCTDWANPRAFAGDLADLIPRVRNASLAELNFGVTLTSVLSQATKHGIATSPMLPVLAKSFANIEGSVRYLAPELTMLDVFSDQMGTIMAELIKESFSFANLSQSIVDTMLCTPVMDEARTIVRDLASHNLGVHVNTTPLGGTGSQRATQIMSVAAVAALWANARQLKRAAER; this comes from the coding sequence ATGAACACTAAGGGCCGTCTTGGCCTTCTGGTGGGTGTGCTGAAGCAGCTGGCTCGCGAGGAAATCAGACATCGACGTGATGCCCGCGGCGAACCCGGTGCTGAGACCGAGCCGCGCGAGCAGTGGCGACCAGCGGCGATCAGGCAGGCGTTCGAGGATCTGGGGCCGTTCTACACGAAGGTCGGGCAGCTGCTGTCAACCCGGCCTGATCTGGTGCCCGAACCAGTCCGCCTGGAACTGGGGAAACTGCACGATCAGGTCTCCCCGACACCGTTCGAGGTGTTCGAGCCGGTCCTGGCCGCCGAACTGGGGTCAGGCTGGCGGCACCGTTTTCACGATGTCGACACCAGCCGTCCGCTGGGCGCCGCGTCACTGGCCCAGGTCTACCGTGTCACATTGCGTGATCGCACCCCGGCAGTGATCAAGGTGCAGCGACCAGGTATCCAGGACCTGGTCGTCACCGACATGAAAATCCTGCGGCGGGCGGTACGGATCGCGAGCCGCCTGGCACCCAAGTACGCCGAGGTCCTGGATTTCGACACCATGCTGAGGATGCTGTTCGAGGCCATGAAGCCCGAACTGGACTTCACCCTGGAGGCCGCCAACATGGACCGCGCCCGCCCCCTGGCGCGCCGGTTCCCCACTCTGGAGGTTCCCGAGGTCATCCACGCCACCCCCCGGTTGCTGGTGCAGTCCCTGGCACCCGGCCAGTCCATCCGGGACGTCAAACACGGCGACTTCACCGCGGAGGATCGGCTGGCCATCGGCAGGGATCTGCTGGCGTGGGCGATGCGGGGCTACTTCGTCGACCGGACCTTTCACGGCGACCCTCACCCCGGCAACATCTTCGTTCATCCAGGCGGGCCCGCCACCATCATCGACTGGGGCATGGTCGGCCACTTCGACCGCCACCTGAGCCTTGCGCTGCTGCAGACCATCATGGGCGTGGTCTGCAACGACGCCCCCGCCGCCGCCCGCGGCTGGCAAGAGATGGGCCGCTGCACCGACTGGGCCAATCCCCGCGCCTTCGCCGGCGACCTGGCCGACCTCATTCCCCGCGTCCGCAACGCCTCCCTGGCCGAACTCAACTTCGGGGTCACGCTCACCAGCGTGCTGTCGCAGGCCACCAAACACGGCATCGCCACCAGCCCGATGTTGCCCGTGCTGGCCAAGTCCTTCGCGAATATCGAAGGCTCGGTCCGCTATCTGGCCCCTGAGCTGACCATGTTGGATGTCTTCAGCGATCAGATGGGCACCATCATGGCCGAACTGATCAAAGAGTCATTCTCTTTCGCCAATCTGTCTCAGTCCATTGTGGACACCATGCTCTGCACGCCGGTCATGGACGAGGCCAGGACCATCGTGCGTGACCTGGCCAGCCACAACCTGGGCGTGCACGTGAACACGACCCCGTTGGGCGGTACCGGCTCGCAACGCGCCACCCAGATCATGTCCGTGGCCGCCGTCGCCGCGCTATGGGCCAACGCCCGCCAGCTAAAGCGCGCTGCCGAACGCTGA